From the genome of Amycolatopsis sp. NBC_01488, one region includes:
- a CDS encoding helix-turn-helix domain-containing protein, which translates to MKPLGWHLRHVHELLESSMGRVLDTESLTRRHWQVLNTIALGARTPEDVDAVMAPFVTAEGSMTPKIADLRERGWLAENGELTHAGRATHARVEERIKAFRAAAMDGISDDDYRAMIRSLERCAANLEAA; encoded by the coding sequence ATGAAACCCCTCGGCTGGCACCTGCGCCACGTCCACGAGCTTCTCGAATCCTCCATGGGCCGGGTCCTCGACACGGAGTCGCTGACCCGGCGGCATTGGCAGGTACTCAACACGATCGCCCTCGGCGCCCGTACGCCGGAGGACGTCGACGCGGTCATGGCGCCGTTCGTCACCGCCGAGGGGTCGATGACCCCGAAGATCGCCGACCTGCGCGAGCGCGGCTGGCTCGCCGAAAACGGCGAGCTCACCCACGCGGGTCGCGCCACCCACGCCCGCGTCGAGGAGCGCATCAAGGCCTTCCGCGCCGCGGCGATGGACGGCATCAGCGACGACGACTACCGCGCGATGATCCGCTCCCTGGAGCGCTGCGCGGCGAACCTCGAAGCCGCCTGA
- a CDS encoding MarR family winged helix-turn-helix transcriptional regulator yields the protein MTDAVADVERAMIAIRRSQQRRALSRIGKARGQGAHDPVHELLDVVEELAERGEPSTVTALSAAMGVDQPRASRLVARAVEQGLLRREADQRDGRRAVLVPTEAGQAHLDELHAFRRSVFAEVMADWPEDDRENFGRLLTAFVRGYSALG from the coding sequence ATGACGGACGCGGTGGCCGACGTCGAGCGCGCGATGATCGCCATCCGCCGCAGCCAGCAGCGGCGGGCGCTGAGCCGGATCGGCAAGGCCCGCGGCCAGGGCGCGCACGACCCGGTGCACGAACTGCTCGACGTCGTCGAAGAGCTCGCCGAACGCGGCGAGCCCAGCACGGTGACGGCCTTGAGCGCGGCGATGGGCGTCGACCAGCCCCGCGCCAGCCGGCTGGTGGCGCGCGCGGTCGAGCAGGGCCTGCTCCGCCGCGAAGCCGATCAGCGCGACGGACGGCGTGCGGTGCTCGTGCCGACCGAGGCCGGCCAGGCGCACCTCGACGAGCTGCACGCCTTCCGGCGCTCGGTGTTCGCCGAGGTGATGGCGGACTGGCCGGAGGACGACCGCGAGAACTTCGGCCGGCTCCTCACGGCGTTCGTCCGCGGGTACAGCGCGCTCGGCTAG
- the dnaB gene encoding replicative DNA helicase encodes MALTDDRSPMYAESDPGPSDPGSGGGFDRQPPQDIAAEQSVLGGMLLSKDAVADVIEALGPDDFYRPAHQAIYDCVLDLYGRGEPADPITISAELERRGELGRVGGAPYLHTLIATVPTAANAGYYAEIVAEKAVLRRLVEAGTRIVQYGYGAAAADGANIDEVVDRAQAAIYDVTERRTSEDYVALEELLQPTMDEIDAIASRGGQSQGIPTGFTDFDELTNGLHPGQMIIVAARPGVGKSTLGLDFARSASIRHGLTSVIFSLEMSRTEIVMRMLSAEAKIRLADMRGGKMSDDDWTRLARRMSEVSEAPLFVDDSPNMTMMEIRAKARRLKQRNDLKLVVLDYLQLMTSGKRVESRQQEVSEFSRQMKLLAKEIEVPVIAISQLNRGPEQRTDKRPMLSDLRESGSLEQDADLVILVNRPDAWERDDPRAGEADLIIAKHRAGPTATITVAHQLHYSRFVDLSHD; translated from the coding sequence GTGGCGCTGACCGACGACCGCAGTCCGATGTACGCGGAGTCCGACCCGGGTCCGAGCGACCCCGGCTCCGGCGGCGGGTTCGACCGCCAGCCACCGCAGGACATCGCGGCCGAGCAGTCCGTGCTCGGCGGCATGCTGCTGTCCAAGGACGCGGTCGCCGACGTCATCGAGGCGCTCGGCCCCGACGACTTCTACCGCCCGGCGCACCAGGCGATCTACGACTGCGTCCTCGACCTCTACGGCCGCGGCGAGCCGGCCGACCCGATCACCATCTCGGCGGAGCTGGAACGCCGGGGCGAGCTGGGCCGCGTCGGCGGCGCGCCCTACCTGCACACGCTGATCGCGACGGTGCCGACCGCGGCGAACGCGGGCTACTACGCGGAGATCGTCGCGGAGAAGGCGGTGCTGCGCCGGCTGGTCGAGGCGGGCACCCGGATCGTGCAGTACGGCTACGGCGCGGCGGCCGCGGACGGCGCGAACATCGACGAGGTCGTCGACCGCGCGCAGGCCGCGATCTACGACGTCACCGAGCGCCGGACCAGCGAGGACTACGTCGCGCTGGAAGAGCTGCTGCAGCCGACGATGGACGAGATCGACGCGATCGCCTCGCGCGGTGGCCAGTCCCAGGGCATCCCGACCGGGTTCACCGACTTCGACGAGCTGACCAACGGCCTGCACCCGGGCCAGATGATCATCGTCGCGGCTCGGCCCGGTGTCGGCAAGTCGACACTGGGCCTGGACTTCGCGCGGTCGGCGTCCATCCGGCACGGCCTGACCAGCGTCATCTTCTCGCTGGAAATGAGCCGGACCGAGATCGTCATGCGCATGCTCTCGGCCGAGGCGAAGATCCGCCTCGCCGACATGCGCGGCGGCAAGATGTCCGACGACGACTGGACGCGGCTGGCCCGCCGGATGAGCGAGGTGTCCGAGGCACCGCTGTTCGTCGACGACTCGCCGAACATGACGATGATGGAGATCCGGGCGAAGGCGCGGCGCCTGAAGCAGCGCAACGACCTGAAGCTCGTCGTCCTCGACTACCTGCAGCTGATGACCTCCGGCAAGCGCGTCGAGTCGCGGCAGCAGGAGGTCTCGGAGTTCTCGCGGCAGATGAAGCTGCTGGCCAAGGAGATCGAGGTCCCGGTGATCGCGATCAGCCAGCTGAACCGTGGTCCCGAGCAGCGGACGGACAAGCGCCCGATGCTGTCCGACCTGCGTGAGTCCGGCTCACTGGAGCAGGACGCCGACCTCGTCATCCTGGTCAACCGCCCCGACGCGTGGGAGCGCGACGACCCGCGCGCGGGCGAGGCGGACCTGATCATCGCGAAGCACCGTGCCGGCCCGACGGCGACGATCACCGTCGCCCACCAGCTGCACTACAGCCGGTTCGTGGACCTCTCGCACGACTAG
- a CDS encoding ESX secretion-associated protein EspG yields the protein MLDRQVTITTATLINLIRRRGGEPHTVLSETPTWYGEEAQRAEDERVNAELAKAGLFGPRGMHPGFVATVEAVARPQLEYYGWIDGGFQGKPVSYRLLAGSAGGEAFVLAKHEELDVVVLESTRPGELLDDFLGQIPKLAPGRGTPLAVPKSQIEGTARGDEGGYAVLRNDRPAEGSHEVDELRRILALRRMGSGSLYVAARSRSGAWHRIERPVNYIDTSEGRWLTEEVPGRGESRIAFTPADQRVLADRLRSAQARLTAA from the coding sequence GTGCTGGACAGGCAGGTCACCATCACGACCGCCACTCTGATCAACCTGATCCGGCGGCGCGGCGGCGAACCGCACACGGTGCTGTCGGAGACGCCGACCTGGTACGGCGAAGAGGCCCAACGCGCCGAGGACGAGCGGGTCAACGCCGAACTCGCCAAGGCCGGGCTGTTCGGCCCGCGCGGCATGCACCCCGGGTTCGTCGCGACGGTCGAAGCCGTCGCCCGGCCGCAGCTCGAGTACTACGGCTGGATCGACGGCGGCTTCCAGGGCAAGCCGGTGAGCTACCGGTTGCTCGCCGGCAGCGCCGGTGGCGAAGCGTTCGTGCTCGCCAAGCACGAGGAGCTGGACGTGGTCGTGCTGGAGTCCACGCGCCCCGGCGAGTTGCTCGACGACTTCCTCGGCCAGATCCCGAAGCTGGCGCCGGGGCGCGGGACGCCGCTCGCCGTGCCCAAGAGCCAGATCGAGGGGACCGCCCGCGGCGACGAAGGCGGGTACGCGGTGCTCCGCAACGACCGCCCGGCCGAGGGTTCGCACGAGGTCGACGAGCTCCGGCGGATCCTGGCGTTACGCCGAATGGGGAGTGGCAGCCTGTACGTCGCGGCCCGCAGCCGCAGCGGAGCCTGGCACCGCATCGAACGGCCGGTGAACTACATCGATACGTCGGAAGGCCGGTGGCTGACCGAAGAGGTGCCGGGCCGCGGCGAGAGCCGGATCGCGTTCACCCCGGCCGACCAGCGCGTTCTCGCTGACCGGTTACGCAGCGCACAGGCACGGCTCACCGCGGCCTGA
- a CDS encoding DUF3558 domain-containing protein: MNRRLLAVPALVFAVLAVGGCSAKTRGTANPAETTDSSSSETSRSAADSAPRVPEPLNAANITSDACTTINADGRATLSLGDGTSRSTANGPSCTFQEAADPGNQIDVTTVTANKNGLQDVYDTKANDAYFGETQADGYPAVYAAALDDRKDGKCGLFVGVTDQLAVNILVQYDHGSGASDPCSVAQKFGEAMIHTLKEG; encoded by the coding sequence GTGAACCGACGACTTCTCGCCGTCCCGGCACTGGTCTTCGCCGTGCTCGCCGTCGGCGGTTGCTCCGCCAAGACGCGGGGCACCGCGAACCCGGCGGAGACGACGGACTCCAGCAGCAGCGAGACCTCCCGCTCCGCCGCCGACTCCGCGCCGCGGGTGCCGGAGCCGCTGAACGCCGCGAACATCACTTCGGACGCCTGCACCACCATCAACGCGGACGGCCGCGCCACGCTGAGCCTCGGCGACGGTACCTCGCGCAGCACGGCGAACGGCCCCAGCTGCACGTTCCAGGAAGCCGCCGACCCGGGCAACCAGATCGACGTGACCACGGTGACGGCGAACAAGAACGGCCTCCAGGACGTCTACGACACCAAGGCGAACGACGCCTACTTCGGCGAGACGCAGGCGGACGGGTACCCGGCCGTCTACGCCGCCGCGCTGGACGACCGCAAGGACGGCAAGTGCGGCCTGTTCGTCGGGGTGACCGACCAGCTGGCGGTCAACATCCTGGTCCAGTACGACCACGGCTCGGGCGCGTCGGACCCGTGCTCGGTGGCGCAGAAGTTCGGTGAGGCGATGATCCACACCTTGAAGGAGGGCTGA
- the rplI gene encoding 50S ribosomal protein L9, translating into MAKIILTTDVANLGGPGDIVEVKDGYARNYLLPRGYAIAASKGAEKNVRTIQRAQESRRIRDLDHAKEIKATLEGLGAVQLTGKAAEGSKKLFGSITAGEIVDAIKAAGGPLLDKRVIELRDHIKTVGKHSVGARLHPDVKVDVRLEVKASQ; encoded by the coding sequence ATGGCGAAGATCATCCTCACCACGGACGTGGCCAACCTGGGCGGCCCCGGCGACATCGTCGAGGTCAAGGACGGCTACGCGCGCAACTACCTGCTCCCGCGGGGCTACGCGATCGCGGCCTCCAAGGGCGCGGAGAAGAACGTGCGCACCATCCAGCGGGCGCAGGAGAGCCGTCGCATCCGCGACCTCGACCACGCCAAGGAGATCAAGGCGACGCTGGAGGGCCTCGGCGCCGTCCAGCTCACCGGCAAGGCGGCCGAGGGCTCGAAGAAGCTCTTCGGTTCGATCACCGCCGGCGAGATCGTCGACGCGATCAAGGCGGCCGGTGGCCCGCTGCTCGACAAGCGCGTCATCGAGCTGCGCGACCACATCAAGACCGTCGGCAAGCACTCGGTCGGCGCCCGGCTGCACCCGGACGTCAAGGTCGACGTGCGGCTCGAGGTCAAGGCCTCGCAGTAA
- the rpsR gene encoding 30S ribosomal protein S18, with protein MAKPPIRKPKKKVCVFCKAEKKGRPELIDYKDTNLLRKYISDRGKIRARRVTGNCSQHQRDIAIAVKNSREMALLPYTSTAR; from the coding sequence GTGGCCAAGCCACCCATCCGCAAGCCCAAGAAGAAGGTCTGCGTGTTCTGCAAGGCCGAGAAGAAGGGCCGCCCGGAACTGATCGACTACAAGGACACCAACCTGCTGCGGAAGTACATCTCCGACCGCGGCAAGATCCGTGCCCGTCGCGTCACCGGCAACTGCAGCCAGCACCAGCGTGACATCGCCATCGCGGTCAAGAACTCCCGCGAGATGGCGCTGCTGCCCTACACCTCGACCGCGCGCTAA
- a CDS encoding single-stranded DNA-binding protein: protein MAGDTVITVIGNLTSDPELRFTPSGAAVANFTVASTPRTLDKQSGEWKDGEALFLRCNIWRQAAENVAESLTRGARVVVQGRLKQRSFETKEGEKRTVVELEVDEIGPSLRYATAKVNKVSRGGGGGGDFGGGGGGGNRGGGGGGMPADDPWGSAPAASSGGGGGFSDEPPF from the coding sequence ATGGCTGGAGACACCGTCATCACGGTGATCGGCAACCTCACGTCCGACCCGGAACTGCGCTTCACCCCGTCCGGTGCGGCGGTCGCGAACTTCACCGTCGCGTCCACGCCCCGCACGCTCGACAAGCAGTCGGGCGAGTGGAAGGACGGCGAGGCGCTGTTCCTGCGCTGCAACATCTGGCGCCAGGCGGCGGAGAACGTCGCCGAGTCCCTGACCCGCGGCGCCCGCGTCGTCGTGCAGGGCCGCCTGAAGCAGCGGTCTTTCGAGACGAAGGAAGGCGAGAAGCGGACCGTCGTCGAGCTCGAGGTCGACGAGATCGGCCCCTCGCTGCGTTACGCCACGGCCAAGGTCAACAAGGTCAGCCGCGGTGGCGGCGGCGGTGGTGACTTCGGCGGCGGCGGTGGCGGCGGGAACCGCGGTGGCGGCGGTGGCGGAATGCCGGCCGACGACCCGTGGGGTTCCGCCCCGGCCGCCAGCAGCGGCGGTGGCGGCGGCTTCTCGGACGAGCCCCCGTTCTGA
- the rpsF gene encoding 30S ribosomal protein S6, with protein MSRHYEVMVILDPTLDERTVAPTLDNFLNVIRTSGGSVEKVDVWGRRRLSYEIKKHAEGIYALLDLNSSSDAVKELDRQLSLQETVLRTKVMRREIKRAAAKPAAAKA; from the coding sequence GTGTCACGCCATTACGAGGTAATGGTCATCCTGGACCCCACGCTCGACGAGCGCACGGTCGCCCCCACGCTGGACAACTTCCTCAACGTGATCCGCACTTCGGGCGGTTCCGTGGAGAAGGTCGACGTCTGGGGCCGTCGTCGTCTCTCGTACGAGATCAAGAAGCACGCGGAGGGCATCTACGCCCTGCTCGACCTGAACTCGTCCTCGGACGCGGTGAAGGAGCTGGACCGCCAGCTGTCGCTGCAGGAGACCGTGCTCCGCACCAAGGTCATGCGTCGCGAGATCAAGCGCGCCGCGGCCAAGCCCGCTGCCGCCAAGGCCTGA
- a CDS encoding deoxyribonuclease IV, with translation MLIGAHVRDDDPLTAVAERKADVVQFFLSDPQGWKAPKPHPHGEAIAADPVEVFIHSPYLINVASLNNRIRIPSRKNVTQHADGAAAIGAKGLIVHGGHVGDNDDVEAGLDNWRKLFEREQEKGGFKVPILIENTAGGENAITRDLEVIARLWDKVGEFGAGFCLDTCHAFAAGWDLATAVERVKAITGRIDLVHLNNSRDEFGSTRDRHANVVEGEGTIDPEALVEVARAAGAPVVVETPAGSQAADIAYLREKLG, from the coding sequence ATGCTGATTGGCGCCCATGTCCGTGACGACGACCCGTTGACCGCGGTCGCCGAGCGCAAAGCCGACGTCGTCCAGTTCTTCCTCTCGGACCCGCAGGGCTGGAAGGCCCCGAAGCCGCACCCCCACGGCGAGGCCATCGCGGCCGACCCGGTCGAGGTGTTCATCCACTCGCCCTACCTCATCAACGTGGCTTCGCTGAACAACCGGATCCGGATTCCCTCCCGCAAGAACGTCACGCAGCACGCGGACGGCGCGGCGGCCATCGGCGCGAAGGGCCTGATCGTGCACGGCGGGCACGTCGGCGACAACGACGACGTCGAGGCCGGCCTCGACAACTGGCGCAAACTCTTCGAGCGCGAGCAGGAGAAGGGCGGCTTCAAGGTCCCGATCCTGATCGAGAACACCGCCGGCGGCGAGAACGCGATCACCCGCGACCTCGAGGTCATCGCCCGGCTGTGGGACAAGGTCGGCGAGTTCGGCGCCGGGTTCTGCCTGGACACCTGCCACGCCTTCGCCGCGGGCTGGGACCTCGCCACCGCCGTCGAGCGGGTCAAGGCCATCACCGGCCGGATCGACCTGGTGCACCTCAACAACTCCCGCGACGAGTTCGGCTCGACCCGCGACCGGCACGCCAACGTCGTCGAGGGCGAGGGCACCATCGACCCGGAGGCGCTGGTCGAGGTGGCCCGCGCCGCGGGCGCGCCGGTCGTCGTCGAGACCCCGGCCGGCAGCCAGGCGGCCGACATCGCCTACCTGCGCGAAAAGCTCGGCTAG
- a CDS encoding glycosyltransferase family 87 protein: MPEETTREPDPGPVTLTRAERVVPSWNEPLAAAVTRPIGGPLGEHAAVGRHWFWSPQRVGLLLATLALMLCWFGKGSCIQQYQDSSGATQLDWRAGRPFVAMCYSDIVPLYSSERLDRPGTFPYYTSWKESSQTAENDTRYMEYPVFTGLFQWANAKLAAGWENVAESGWLPGGLPVAVYFDITAFFLALAWLVTVWATGRTMKRRPWDMVLVAVSPLVLVHAFTNFDAIATAFTATGLLAWARKRPLLAGLLLGLGATAKLYPLFLLGVLFVLCLRAGKLTPFWKNSAATVVTWLAVNAPFILTATRGWWEFFRMNTLRPMDPDSLYNVLSYTTGWAGFDGVLQKNQTPTYLNLTVAVLFLACCAGIAYLALAAPRRPRVGQLAFLVVAAFLLTNKVWSPQYSLWLVPLAVLAIPRWRLLLSWMLLDALVWVPRMFYYLGVDHKGLPEGWFLGTVVLRDLAVAALCVLVVREIYHPGTDLIRADGDDDPAGGFLDGARDAIVPNAVRRRRKVAAA, translated from the coding sequence GTGCCAGAGGAGACCACGCGCGAGCCGGACCCCGGCCCCGTGACGCTTACCCGGGCGGAACGGGTCGTCCCGAGCTGGAACGAGCCCCTCGCGGCCGCGGTCACCAGACCGATCGGCGGCCCGCTCGGCGAGCACGCGGCGGTCGGCAGGCACTGGTTCTGGTCGCCGCAGCGCGTCGGCCTGCTGCTGGCCACCCTCGCGCTGATGCTCTGCTGGTTCGGCAAGGGCTCCTGCATCCAGCAGTACCAGGACTCCAGCGGCGCCACCCAGCTCGACTGGCGCGCGGGCCGCCCGTTCGTCGCGATGTGCTACTCCGACATCGTGCCGCTCTACAGCTCGGAGCGGCTCGACCGGCCGGGCACCTTCCCGTACTACACGTCGTGGAAGGAGAGCTCGCAGACCGCGGAGAACGACACGCGGTACATGGAGTACCCGGTGTTCACCGGCCTCTTCCAGTGGGCGAACGCGAAGCTCGCGGCGGGCTGGGAGAACGTCGCCGAGAGCGGCTGGCTGCCCGGCGGGCTCCCGGTGGCGGTCTACTTCGACATCACGGCGTTCTTCCTGGCGCTGGCCTGGCTGGTCACCGTCTGGGCGACCGGCCGGACGATGAAACGCCGTCCGTGGGACATGGTGCTGGTGGCGGTCTCGCCGCTGGTGCTGGTGCACGCGTTCACCAACTTCGACGCGATCGCGACCGCGTTCACCGCGACCGGCCTGCTCGCCTGGGCGCGCAAGCGGCCGCTGCTCGCCGGGCTGCTGCTCGGCCTGGGCGCGACGGCCAAGCTCTACCCGCTGTTCCTGCTCGGCGTGCTGTTCGTGCTGTGCCTGCGCGCGGGCAAGCTCACGCCGTTCTGGAAGAACTCGGCCGCCACCGTCGTGACGTGGCTGGCGGTGAACGCGCCGTTCATCCTCACCGCCACCCGCGGCTGGTGGGAGTTCTTCCGGATGAACACGCTGCGGCCGATGGACCCGGACTCGCTGTACAACGTGCTCTCGTACACGACGGGCTGGGCCGGGTTCGACGGCGTGCTGCAGAAGAACCAGACGCCGACGTACCTGAACCTCACGGTCGCCGTGCTGTTCCTCGCCTGCTGCGCGGGGATCGCGTACCTCGCGCTCGCCGCGCCGCGACGGCCGCGCGTCGGCCAGCTCGCGTTCCTCGTCGTGGCCGCGTTCCTGCTGACGAACAAGGTGTGGAGCCCGCAGTACTCGCTGTGGCTGGTGCCGCTGGCGGTGCTGGCCATCCCACGCTGGCGGCTGCTGCTGAGCTGGATGCTGCTCGACGCGCTGGTCTGGGTGCCGCGGATGTTCTACTACCTCGGCGTCGACCACAAGGGCCTGCCCGAAGGCTGGTTCCTCGGCACGGTCGTGCTCCGCGACCTCGCCGTCGCCGCGCTGTGCGTGCTGGTGGTGCGCGAGATCTACCACCCGGGCACCGACCTGATCCGCGCCGACGGCGACGACGACCCGGCGGGCGGCTTCCTCGACGGTGCCCGGGACGCGATCGTCCCGAACGCCGTCCGGCGGCGCCGGAAGGTCGCGGCCGCCTAG
- a CDS encoding ROK family transcriptional regulator — protein MADTGVNLRDVREHNRALLLTHILRAGGLSRVELAERTGLTQQAVSKIVPELLEAGLLDEERQASTGVGKPRTQLTIRAGARHALGARLDRDEYRVLRTNLIGEVEETAGGPLPAGFTPEQAVEAIGATALELADGFDVLGLGLGAVGPLDHLAGLVRDATNMPGWHDVPLRDLLEKRTGLAVTLDKNTNSAAFAQLWPHGEPTATAVVLVGTGIGVGLLIDGRLYRGPRTNAGEFGHTTIAYDGPVCACGRRGCVEIMAKQAPDTRTAAGFLGIGLADLVQVLDLERIVLAGRAVRDEPGTYRDAVSERLEELLPLPHWQRIEVVEDAFGEEIVTRGAAAEVLASYYANPA, from the coding sequence ATGGCGGACACCGGGGTGAACCTGCGCGACGTGCGCGAACACAACCGTGCCCTGCTCCTCACGCACATCCTGCGCGCCGGCGGCCTCAGCCGCGTCGAACTCGCCGAACGCACCGGGCTCACCCAGCAGGCCGTCTCCAAGATCGTGCCCGAACTCCTCGAAGCCGGCTTGTTGGACGAAGAACGCCAGGCGTCGACGGGGGTCGGCAAGCCCCGCACGCAGCTGACCATCCGGGCCGGCGCCCGGCACGCGCTGGGTGCGCGTCTCGACCGCGACGAGTACCGCGTGCTGCGCACCAACCTCATCGGCGAGGTCGAGGAGACGGCCGGCGGCCCGCTCCCGGCCGGCTTCACGCCCGAGCAGGCCGTCGAGGCCATCGGCGCCACCGCACTCGAGCTCGCCGACGGCTTCGACGTGCTCGGCCTCGGCCTCGGCGCGGTCGGCCCGCTGGACCACCTCGCCGGCCTGGTCCGCGACGCGACGAACATGCCCGGCTGGCACGACGTCCCCCTGCGTGACCTGCTCGAGAAGCGCACCGGCCTGGCGGTGACGCTCGACAAGAACACCAATTCCGCCGCGTTCGCCCAGCTCTGGCCGCACGGCGAGCCGACGGCGACGGCGGTGGTGCTCGTCGGCACCGGCATCGGCGTCGGCCTGCTGATCGACGGACGGCTCTACCGCGGCCCGCGAACAAACGCGGGTGAGTTCGGGCACACCACGATCGCCTACGACGGTCCCGTCTGCGCCTGCGGACGACGCGGCTGCGTCGAGATCATGGCCAAGCAGGCGCCCGACACGCGGACCGCCGCCGGCTTCCTCGGGATCGGCCTCGCGGACCTCGTCCAGGTGCTCGACCTGGAGCGGATCGTGCTGGCCGGACGCGCCGTGCGGGACGAACCGGGCACCTACCGTGACGCCGTTTCGGAGCGGCTGGAGGAGCTGCTGCCGCTGCCGCACTGGCAGCGCATCGAGGTCGTCGAGGACGCCTTCGGCGAGGAGATCGTCACGCGGGGCGCCGCCGCGGAGGTCCTGGCCTCGTACTACGCGAATCCGGCATGA
- a CDS encoding Gfo/Idh/MocA family oxidoreductase — translation MSDLRVGILGYGIGGRVFHAPLVAATPGLTPAVITTSSNAGQARTDHPGAEVVPDADALFERGGDLDLVVVSTPNRTHVPLALRAIEAGLPVVVDKPFAPTALEAEQVVAAAKAAGVGLTVFQNRRLDSDFLTVRKVLESGKLGEVFRFESRYDRWVPKPKDNWREFGDPAEAGGLLYDLGAHIVDQALQLFGPVTQVYAEVDRRRAGVQVDDDVFVALRHANGVRSHLWASALAGTQNPRFRVLGDQATFTKYGLDVQEPQIKSGMRPGDDSWGVEPASDAGKIGVGNDLKTAPTEIGCYEQFYAQVRDALRGEGDFPVDPESSVEALRVIEAAHRSGVEGTVIRL, via the coding sequence ATGAGTGACTTGCGCGTGGGCATCCTTGGGTACGGCATCGGCGGCCGCGTCTTCCACGCGCCGCTGGTGGCGGCGACGCCCGGGCTCACCCCGGCGGTGATCACGACGTCGAGCAACGCCGGCCAGGCGCGCACCGACCACCCTGGCGCGGAGGTGGTGCCGGACGCCGACGCGCTGTTCGAGCGGGGCGGCGACCTTGACCTCGTCGTGGTCAGCACGCCCAACCGCACACACGTGCCGCTCGCGCTCCGCGCGATCGAGGCGGGCCTGCCGGTGGTCGTCGACAAGCCGTTCGCGCCGACCGCGCTGGAAGCCGAGCAGGTCGTCGCCGCGGCGAAGGCGGCGGGCGTCGGCCTGACGGTCTTCCAGAACCGGCGCCTCGACTCCGACTTCCTCACCGTCCGGAAGGTCCTGGAATCCGGGAAGCTCGGCGAGGTGTTCCGCTTCGAGTCCCGCTACGACCGCTGGGTGCCCAAGCCCAAGGACAACTGGCGCGAGTTCGGCGACCCGGCCGAGGCCGGCGGACTCCTCTACGACCTGGGCGCGCACATCGTCGACCAGGCGCTGCAGCTGTTCGGCCCGGTCACCCAGGTCTACGCCGAGGTCGACCGCCGCCGCGCCGGCGTCCAGGTCGACGACGACGTGTTCGTCGCGTTGAGGCACGCCAACGGCGTCCGGTCGCACCTGTGGGCCTCGGCGCTCGCGGGCACCCAGAACCCGCGGTTCCGGGTCCTCGGCGACCAGGCGACGTTCACCAAGTACGGCCTCGACGTGCAGGAACCCCAGATCAAGTCGGGCATGCGCCCCGGCGACGACAGCTGGGGCGTCGAGCCCGCGTCGGACGCGGGCAAGATCGGCGTCGGCAACGACCTCAAGACGGCGCCCACCGAGATCGGCTGCTACGAGCAGTTCTACGCCCAGGTGCGCGATGCGCTGCGCGGCGAAGGTGACTTCCCGGTCGACCCCGAGTCGTCGGTCGAAGCCCTGCGCGTGATCGAGGCCGCGCACCGCTCCGGCGTCGAAGGAACCGTGATCAGGCTCTGA